Proteins found in one Toxotes jaculatrix isolate fToxJac2 chromosome 18, fToxJac2.pri, whole genome shotgun sequence genomic segment:
- the desi1a gene encoding desumoylating isopeptidase 1a — translation MDKTATRYNVQLYIYDLSRGMARSLSPIMLGKQLDGIWHTAIVAYGDEFFFGGEGISSCSPGGTMLGPPDTIVELGETEVSEEIFMDYLSSLGESTYRGDRYRLFEHNCNTFTNEVAQFLTGRPIPSYITDLPSEVLSTPFGQILRPILDSIHIAPPGGNVINGGRNI, via the exons ATGGATAAGACTGCTACGCGATACAATGTACAATTGTATATTTATGATTTATCGAGAGGAATGGCTCGCAGCCTCAGTCCAATCATGCTAG GTAAACAACTGGACGGTATATG GCACACAGCTATAGTGGCATACGGTGATGAGTTCTTCTTCGGAGGGGAGGGGATCTCCAGCTGTTCACCG GGTGGGACAATGCTGGGACCTCCAGACACAATAGTGGAGCTGGGTGAGACCGAAGTGTCTGAAGAGATCTTCATGGACTACCTCTCTTCCCTGGGAGAAAGCACATACAG AGGTGACAGGTATCGTCTGTTTGAGCACAACTGCAACACCTTCACCAACGAGGTGGCTCAGTTTCTGACAGGCAGGCCCATCCCCTCCTACATCACTGACCTTCCATCCGAAGTCCTCTCCAC ACCGTTCGGCCAGATTCTGCGGCCCATTCTGGACTCTATCCACATCGCCCCTCCAGGAGGTAACGTCATCAACGGGGGAAGAAACATCTaa